In the Diachasmimorpha longicaudata isolate KC_UGA_2023 chromosome 1, iyDiaLong2, whole genome shotgun sequence genome, one interval contains:
- the LOC135169187 gene encoding uncharacterized protein LOC135169187 isoform X2 produces MATYVVLLALIAIYFRESLTLSTTITIDDLRTTINETEESLRQYKLCQRTYGLYQDDWESERLKAMEYINVTVQNLTAELAATDNGQVQHCISLLNTENQKILNEHLNRVNECYKIINGRHFFSIQKIKERHIARLLTKGDRLLATLDGIPKECYRRKLNESCIKRKTAYSNIATRVWQDDVGKVMNTTKSTRLVDRIRACTELSFNRLGKAVSCMKSTVSRCHNDSPVTPGPEETM; encoded by the exons ATGGCAACCTACGTCGTTCTGCTCGCACTGATAGCGATCTACTTTCGTGAG AGTCTCACGCTATCCACAACAATAACTATAGACGACTTGAGAACCACTATAAATGAAACTGAAGAATCCCTGAGGCAATATAAACTTTGTCAACGGACTTATGGCCTTTATCAGGATGATTGGGAGAGCGAGAGGCTGAAGGCAATGGAATACATCAATGTTACGGTTCAAAATTTGACA GCTGAACTTGCTGCAACTGACAACGGACAGGTGCAGCACTGCATTTCATTGTTAAATacggaaaaccaaaaaatcctgAATGAACACCTGAATCGGGTGAATGAATGCTACAAGATCATCAATGGtcggcattttttttctatacaaAAAATTAAGGAACGTCACATTGCCAGACTTCTGACG AAAGGAGATCGATTGCTAGCGACACTTGATGGTATCCCCAAAGAGTGCTACCGAAGAAAGCTCAACGAGTCCTGcattaaaagaaaaacagcCTATTCGAACATTGCAACTAGGGTTTGGCAGGACGATGTAGGTAAAGTCATGAACACGACGAAAAGTACCCGACTGGTAGATCGCATTAGAGCGTGCACAGAATTATCCTTCAATAGATTGGGAAAAGCCGTGTCTTGTATGAAGAGTACTGTATCCAGGTGTCACAACGATTCGCCTGTGACACCAGGACCTGAGGAGACAATGTAA
- the LOC135169187 gene encoding uncharacterized protein LOC135169187 isoform X1 — MATYVVLLALIAIYFREVIFSFCILNLVSRQIPRIFCENSLTLSTTITIDDLRTTINETEESLRQYKLCQRTYGLYQDDWESERLKAMEYINVTVQNLTAELAATDNGQVQHCISLLNTENQKILNEHLNRVNECYKIINGRHFFSIQKIKERHIARLLTKGDRLLATLDGIPKECYRRKLNESCIKRKTAYSNIATRVWQDDVGKVMNTTKSTRLVDRIRACTELSFNRLGKAVSCMKSTVSRCHNDSPVTPGPEETM, encoded by the exons ATGGCAACCTACGTCGTTCTGCTCGCACTGATAGCGATCTACTTTCGTGAG GTCATTTTCAGTTTTTGCATTCTAAACCTGGTTTCCCGTCAAATCCCGAGAATATTTTGCGAAAAT AGTCTCACGCTATCCACAACAATAACTATAGACGACTTGAGAACCACTATAAATGAAACTGAAGAATCCCTGAGGCAATATAAACTTTGTCAACGGACTTATGGCCTTTATCAGGATGATTGGGAGAGCGAGAGGCTGAAGGCAATGGAATACATCAATGTTACGGTTCAAAATTTGACA GCTGAACTTGCTGCAACTGACAACGGACAGGTGCAGCACTGCATTTCATTGTTAAATacggaaaaccaaaaaatcctgAATGAACACCTGAATCGGGTGAATGAATGCTACAAGATCATCAATGGtcggcattttttttctatacaaAAAATTAAGGAACGTCACATTGCCAGACTTCTGACG AAAGGAGATCGATTGCTAGCGACACTTGATGGTATCCCCAAAGAGTGCTACCGAAGAAAGCTCAACGAGTCCTGcattaaaagaaaaacagcCTATTCGAACATTGCAACTAGGGTTTGGCAGGACGATGTAGGTAAAGTCATGAACACGACGAAAAGTACCCGACTGGTAGATCGCATTAGAGCGTGCACAGAATTATCCTTCAATAGATTGGGAAAAGCCGTGTCTTGTATGAAGAGTACTGTATCCAGGTGTCACAACGATTCGCCTGTGACACCAGGACCTGAGGAGACAATGTAA